In Nitrobacteraceae bacterium AZCC 1564, the following proteins share a genomic window:
- a CDS encoding hypothetical protein (product_source=Hypo-rule applied; pfam=PF18731), with amino-acid sequence MSGLREAVARYESQFRPVIHNDLLEISKLVQQMARPEWSEPLAKMRADFERQMAAFRTPLINIQDSLKSFRAMGELAAMGAAVRTIAPFEPALVLGLRAEIGDWREAEIDVSPLLDDPAGRVAVFEEQGFNSELTDFPTEGFEAALSITHIELGLVAAELAPPPAESVPGFNKGAYEWLFVFERELRLFIEKRLSSIDSKPWQTRLPAGMHDKWQAKRAEALAKGEIEQPLIHYADFADYTDIILSRANWRDCFRSTFKHEEAVREGFNRLRPIRIVVAHMRVLTAAEWLTLNLEVRRFLRAIGVLRT; translated from the coding sequence ATGTCCGGTTTGCGTGAAGCCGTTGCGCGTTATGAAAGTCAGTTTCGACCAGTAATTCATAATGACTTGCTGGAGATTTCCAAGCTAGTGCAGCAAATGGCAAGGCCAGAGTGGAGCGAACCGCTTGCCAAGATGCGCGCTGATTTTGAGCGTCAGATGGCCGCCTTTCGGACCCCGCTGATCAACATACAGGATAGTTTAAAGTCATTCCGTGCGATGGGCGAATTAGCTGCAATGGGTGCGGCTGTAAGGACTATTGCGCCGTTCGAACCGGCCTTGGTGTTAGGCCTGCGGGCGGAGATAGGGGATTGGCGAGAAGCTGAAATTGATGTCAGCCCACTGCTTGACGATCCAGCCGGCCGCGTTGCCGTATTTGAAGAGCAAGGATTCAATTCTGAACTTACGGACTTCCCTACCGAAGGATTCGAAGCCGCACTTTCGATTACCCATATCGAGCTTGGCCTTGTTGCAGCTGAGCTTGCTCCGCCGCCGGCTGAATCTGTTCCTGGCTTCAATAAGGGAGCCTATGAATGGCTCTTTGTTTTTGAGCGAGAGCTTCGCCTCTTCATTGAGAAGAGGCTTTCTTCTATCGATTCCAAACCGTGGCAAACACGCCTACCGGCTGGAATGCATGATAAGTGGCAAGCTAAAAGGGCCGAAGCACTGGCTAAGGGCGAGATTGAACAACCCCTCATCCATTATGCAGACTTTGCCGACTACACCGACATCATTCTAAGCCGAGCCAATTGGCGAGACTGCTTCCGCTCTACATTCAAGCATGAAGAAGCGGTTCGGGAAGGCTTTAATCGTCTCCGCCCCATTCGTATTGTCGTTGCACATATGCGTGTTTTAACTGCAGCAGAGTGGTTGACGCTAAACTTGGAAGTGCGCCGCTTTCTGCGGGCTATTGGTGTTTTACGGACCTGA
- a CDS encoding flagellar biosynthesis/type III secretory pathway chaperone (product_source=COG3418; cath_funfam=3.40.50.150; cog=COG3418; smart=SM01358; superfamily=158842), with product MKHSDSLMKQLQASQQLAKQLESYKALQPSVEAVQALKQMELATRPALEAFKAMNLSRAAEAARMLTKQFEAQQSLLAPLQKQMD from the coding sequence ATGAAGCACTCAGATTCGCTCATGAAACAGCTACAAGCCAGTCAGCAGTTGGCTAAGCAATTGGAAAGCTACAAGGCTCTTCAGCCGTCCGTTGAAGCCGTACAGGCTCTAAAGCAAATGGAATTGGCCACACGCCCCGCTTTGGAGGCTTTTAAGGCCATGAATTTGTCAAGAGCCGCAGAAGCCGCGCGTATGCTCACCAAGCAGTTTGAGGCTCAACAATCTCTTCTCGCACCTCTGCAAAAGCAGATGGATTAG
- a CDS encoding hypothetical protein (product_source=Hypo-rule applied) produces the protein MLIETSNSSGESRPSGSFSPDGLLVKPFCLWHIREICSLKNRQLLALILAHKGA, from the coding sequence ATGCTAATCGAGACGAGCAATAGCTCTGGCGAGAGTCGTCCCTCCGGATCCTTCAGCCCAGATGGGCTCTTGGTCAAGCCGTTCTGTCTGTGGCACATTCGAGAGATCTGCAGCCTCAAAAATCGGCAACTTTTAGCACTGATTTTGGCGCATAAGGGTGCCTGA
- a CDS encoding S-formylglutathione hydrolase (product_source=KO:K01070; cath_funfam=3.40.50.1820; cog=COG0627; ko=KO:K01070; pfam=PF00756; superfamily=53474; tigrfam=TIGR02821), with amino-acid sequence MAIETVSLNRSHGGWQGVYKHASSSTGTDMTFSVFVPPRTSDVKVPVVWYLSGLTCTHANVTEKGEYRKACAELGLIFVAPDTSPRGEGVPGDPAGAYDFGLGAGFYVDATKEPYAKHYRMLSYITEELPEVVKFEFPADMNRQSIMGHSMGGHGALTIALRHANRFRAASAFAPIVAPSQVPWGTKALGGYLGDDRKAWREYDTIALIEDGARFSDFLVDYGDADQFLNEQLRPELLREICAKAGIPLTLRRQSGYDHSYYFISTFMEDHLRWHAKRLTT; translated from the coding sequence ATGGCGATCGAAACCGTTTCCCTCAATCGATCGCATGGTGGATGGCAAGGCGTGTACAAACATGCCAGCAGCTCAACCGGCACCGACATGACCTTCTCGGTGTTCGTTCCGCCACGGACATCCGACGTCAAGGTGCCCGTGGTCTGGTACCTGTCAGGCCTCACCTGTACCCATGCCAATGTCACGGAAAAGGGAGAGTACCGGAAAGCGTGCGCCGAGCTCGGCCTGATCTTTGTCGCACCTGATACTAGCCCGCGCGGTGAGGGCGTCCCCGGCGATCCAGCCGGCGCCTACGACTTCGGGCTCGGCGCCGGCTTTTATGTCGATGCAACAAAAGAGCCGTATGCGAAGCATTATCGGATGCTGAGCTACATCACCGAAGAGCTCCCGGAAGTCGTGAAATTCGAGTTTCCGGCCGACATGAACCGGCAGTCCATCATGGGGCACTCGATGGGAGGCCACGGCGCACTGACGATTGCTTTGCGTCATGCCAATCGTTTCCGCGCCGCGAGCGCCTTTGCGCCGATCGTCGCTCCGTCGCAAGTGCCGTGGGGGACGAAAGCCTTGGGCGGATATCTCGGAGACGACCGCAAGGCATGGCGAGAATACGATACTATTGCATTGATCGAGGATGGTGCGCGCTTTTCTGACTTTCTCGTCGACTATGGCGACGCGGACCAGTTCTTGAACGAGCAGCTTCGTCCCGAGCTTCTGCGGGAGATCTGCGCAAAAGCGGGCATTCCCCTCACCCTGCGCCGTCAGAGCGGCTACGATCACAGCTACTATTTCATTTCGACTTTCATGGAAGATCACCTACGCTGGCACGCCAAGCGGCTGACCACCTGA
- a CDS encoding S-(hydroxymethyl)glutathione synthase (product_source=KO:K03396; cath_funfam=3.90.1590.10; cog=COG3791; ko=KO:K03396; pfam=PF04828; superfamily=51316; tigrfam=TIGR02820): MAISLHPSIDNGIRQGTGNFAGGTLVCKCTDRPVKVGIKGDVAHNHACGCTKCWKPEGATFSVVAVVPSTNVTVLENGDKLKVVDASAVIQRHACSACGTHMYGRIENPNHPFYGLDFIHPELFEEEGSAAPQFAAFVSSVIESGVDPNEMSGIRARLKEIGLEPYDCLSPALMDAIAAHTAKAKMAA; this comes from the coding sequence ATGGCTATCAGTCTTCATCCATCCATCGATAATGGAATCCGTCAAGGCACCGGCAACTTCGCCGGTGGAACCCTTGTCTGCAAATGCACGGACAGGCCTGTCAAAGTCGGCATCAAGGGCGATGTCGCACATAACCATGCGTGTGGGTGCACCAAGTGCTGGAAACCGGAGGGCGCGACATTTTCCGTGGTCGCTGTCGTGCCAAGCACCAACGTGACCGTGCTGGAAAACGGCGACAAGCTGAAGGTGGTCGACGCATCTGCTGTTATTCAGCGCCATGCCTGCAGTGCCTGCGGCACGCACATGTACGGCCGCATCGAGAACCCGAACCATCCGTTCTACGGCCTCGACTTCATTCATCCCGAGCTGTTCGAGGAGGAAGGCTCTGCCGCGCCGCAGTTTGCCGCTTTCGTCTCGTCTGTCATTGAATCGGGGGTCGATCCGAATGAAATGAGCGGCATACGCGCCCGCCTCAAGGAGATTGGTCTCGAACCTTATGACTGCCTGTCGCCGGCGCTCATGGATGCGATTGCCGCCCATACAGCGAAAGCAAAGATGGCGGCTTGA
- a CDS encoding S-(hydroxymethyl)glutathione dehydrogenase/alcohol dehydrogenase (product_source=KO:K00121; cath_funfam=3.90.180.10; cog=COG1062; ko=KO:K00121; pfam=PF00107,PF08240; superfamily=50129,51735; tigrfam=TIGR02818) yields the protein MKTRAAVAFAAKRPLEIVELDLEGPKAGEVLVEIMATGICHTDAYTLDGFDSEGIFPSILGHEGAGIVREVGPGVTSVKPGDHVIPLYTPECRECKSCLSRKTNLCTKIRATQGKGVMPDGTSRFSYKGETIYHYMGCSTFSNFTVLPEIAVAKIREDAPFKSACYIGCGVTTGVGAVVNTAKVEPGSNVVVFGLGGIGLNVIQGARMIGADKIIGVDLNDAKEEWGRRFGMTHFVNPSKVSDDIVQHLVTLTDGGADYTFDCTGNTNVMRQALEACHRGWGVSVVIGVAEAGKEISTRPFQLVTGRVWKGTAFGGARGRTDVPKIVDWYMTGKIEIDPMITHVLKLEEINKGFDLMHEGKSIRSVVVY from the coding sequence ATGAAGACACGCGCCGCTGTCGCCTTTGCAGCAAAGCGCCCTCTTGAGATCGTTGAACTTGATCTGGAAGGTCCTAAAGCTGGAGAAGTGCTCGTCGAAATCATGGCGACGGGCATCTGTCATACCGATGCTTATACCCTCGATGGCTTCGACAGCGAGGGTATTTTTCCCTCGATACTCGGGCATGAAGGCGCGGGCATTGTTCGAGAGGTTGGCCCTGGCGTGACATCCGTCAAGCCGGGCGACCATGTCATCCCGCTTTACACGCCGGAATGCCGCGAATGTAAGAGCTGCCTCAGCCGCAAAACGAATCTATGTACGAAGATCCGTGCCACCCAGGGCAAGGGCGTCATGCCCGACGGAACATCGCGCTTCAGCTACAAGGGCGAAACTATCTACCACTATATGGGGTGCTCAACCTTTTCCAATTTCACGGTTCTTCCCGAGATTGCGGTGGCGAAGATCCGGGAGGACGCCCCGTTCAAGTCAGCCTGCTATATTGGTTGCGGCGTTACCACCGGTGTCGGTGCCGTGGTCAACACAGCGAAGGTCGAGCCAGGCTCCAACGTCGTTGTCTTCGGCCTCGGCGGTATCGGCCTGAACGTCATCCAGGGCGCGCGGATGATCGGCGCCGACAAGATCATCGGTGTGGATCTCAATGATGCGAAAGAGGAATGGGGCCGCCGCTTCGGCATGACCCATTTCGTTAATCCGTCGAAAGTCAGCGATGACATCGTGCAACATCTCGTGACGCTGACCGATGGCGGGGCCGATTACACCTTCGACTGCACAGGCAACACCAATGTGATGCGACAGGCGCTCGAGGCCTGTCATCGCGGCTGGGGTGTCTCTGTGGTCATTGGCGTTGCGGAAGCGGGCAAGGAAATTTCCACCCGCCCCTTCCAGTTAGTGACAGGCCGCGTGTGGAAGGGCACCGCTTTTGGCGGCGCGCGCGGCCGCACCGACGTGCCGAAGATCGTCGACTGGTACATGACCGGCAAGATCGAAATCGATCCGATGATCACTCACGTTCTGAAATTGGAGGAAATCAACAAGGGCTTCGATCTGATGCACGAGGGAAAGTCCATCCGCTCGGTCGTCGTCTACTAA
- a CDS encoding two-component system invasion response regulator UvrY (product_source=KO:K07689; cath_funfam=1.10.10.10,3.40.50.2300; cog=COG2197; ko=KO:K07689; pfam=PF00072,PF00196; smart=SM00421,SM00448; superfamily=46894,52172) — MRILIVDDHPIVGSGCRALFAGDPNVVISQAMDAEAGERQFISERPDVGVIDINLPGVSGFELARRILTRDASARLIMFSMNDDPIFAARAIDAGAKGFVSKCGEPDDLVEAIREVCQGGVFLPLNVARSLAFSGPEFSQNPLSKLTAREVEILRLLSAGKSLSEIAWLIRASYKTIANTCSLMRQKLGVRSSAELVRLAMESKLT; from the coding sequence ATGCGCATTTTGATTGTCGACGATCATCCGATTGTTGGATCTGGCTGCCGCGCTCTGTTCGCGGGTGACCCCAATGTTGTTATCTCCCAGGCCATGGATGCAGAAGCTGGCGAACGCCAGTTTATCAGCGAACGTCCCGACGTTGGTGTGATTGACATCAATCTGCCCGGCGTTTCCGGGTTCGAGCTGGCCCGACGAATTCTGACGCGCGATGCAAGTGCACGCCTTATCATGTTCAGTATGAATGATGATCCGATTTTCGCTGCACGTGCGATCGACGCGGGCGCGAAAGGCTTCGTCTCGAAATGCGGTGAGCCCGATGACCTTGTCGAGGCGATCCGGGAGGTTTGTCAAGGCGGCGTTTTTCTTCCGCTGAACGTGGCAAGGAGCCTTGCGTTCTCCGGCCCTGAATTCAGCCAAAATCCACTCTCGAAACTGACGGCGCGCGAGGTTGAAATTCTCAGGCTGCTCAGCGCCGGCAAGAGCCTGTCAGAAATTGCCTGGCTAATCCGCGCCTCTTACAAGACCATCGCGAACACGTGCTCGCTCATGCGTCAGAAGCTCGGCGTTCGTTCATCGGCGGAACTGGTCCGACTGGCGATGGAAAGCAAACTGACTTGA